A portion of the Mesobacillus sp. AQ2 genome contains these proteins:
- a CDS encoding PolC-type DNA polymerase III encodes MSDLSSGKKERFQLLLQQLQLTEDAIVTQFQNAEIDRVLIEKQARKWHFFFQFERIIPCQLFSSFTGKLEQTFSHIAKISYSVRVLEQAISEQQILDYWKMCIKEIDGIAPPLLKLLNEQVPKVQGTKIILTARNEAEGLALKRKYGVIIAEIYQGFGFPPLTVDTVVSEESTSDEYEKFIKAKEKEDQERGLMAMIEMQKKEAEKAQGDGPAQDGPVTIGLTIKDDADFRKLEDIVDEERRVAVEGYVFFAETKELRSGRTLLTFKITDYTSSIMVKMFSRDKEDAAIYQRISKGMWLKVRGSIQNDTFVRDLVMIGNDVNEIKPKGRIDSAPEGEKRVELHLHSPMSQMDAVTPVSALVAQASKWGHKAVAITDHAVVQSYPEAYGAGKKNDIKILYGVEINLVDDGVPIAYNDAHRVLADDTYVVFDVETTGLSAVYDTIIELAAVKIRGGEIIDRFESFANPHHRLSATTINLTGITDDMVRNAPEVSEVLKRFHEWTADSVLVAHNASFDMGFLNVGYKKIGIGKAPNPVIDTLELGRFLYPDMKNHRLNTLAKKFDIELTQHHRAIYDAEATGYLLLKMLKDAAEKGLEYHDQLNDNMGQGKAFQRARPYHATLLAKNEVGLKNIFKLVSISHIDYFYRVPRIPRSLLNKHREGILIGSGCDKGEVFEGMMQKGPEEVEEAAQFYDYLEVHPKAVYAHLLELELVRDQKALEDIINNIVKLGEKLDLPVVATGNVHYLNENDKIYRKILVNSQGGANPLNRHELPDVHFRTTNEMLDAFKFLGEEKAKEVVVENSNKIADMIDVIKPIKDDLYTPKIEGADEEMRSMSYGMARSIYGDDLPEIVEARLEKELKSIIDNGFAVIYLISHKLVKKSLDDGYLVGSRGSVGSSFVATMTEITEVNPLPPHYVCPKCKKSEFFNDGSVGSGFDLPDKDCPDCGIKYKKDGHDIPFETFLGFKGDKVPDIDLNFSGEYQPRAHNYTKVLFGEDYVYRAGTIGTVADKTAYGYVKGYQGDNNLNLRGAEIDRLASGCTGVKRTTGQHPGGIIVVPDYMDIFDFSPIQFPADSSTSEWKTTHFDFHSIHDNLLKLDILGHDDPTVIRMLQDLSGIDPKTIPTDDPEVMKIFSGTESLGVTEEQIMSKTGSLGIPEFGTRFVRQMLEDTKPTTFSELVQISGLSHGTDVWLGNAQELIHNNICNLSEVIGCRDDIMVYLIYQGLEPAFAFKIMESVRKGKGLTDEMEEEMRKNKVPEWYIDSCKKIKYMFPKAHAAAYVLMAVRIAYFKVHHPLMYYAAYFTVRADDFDVDAMVRGSESIRAVIEEINAKGLDASTKEKNLMTVMELALEMCERGFGFAKVDLYKSSASEFIIEDDKLIPPFNAIPGLGTNAAINIVNAREQGEFLSKEDLQQRGKISKTILEYLDNHGCLEGMPDQNQLSLF; translated from the coding sequence ATGAGTGATCTTTCGTCAGGGAAAAAAGAAAGGTTTCAGCTCCTGCTGCAGCAACTGCAGCTTACAGAAGATGCCATTGTCACCCAATTTCAAAATGCTGAGATTGATAGGGTTCTAATTGAAAAGCAGGCAAGAAAATGGCATTTCTTTTTCCAATTTGAAAGAATCATTCCTTGTCAGCTTTTTAGCAGCTTCACAGGAAAACTGGAGCAGACTTTTTCACATATTGCTAAAATCTCGTATTCGGTGAGAGTGCTGGAGCAGGCAATCAGCGAGCAGCAAATCCTTGATTACTGGAAGATGTGCATCAAGGAAATCGATGGTATAGCACCTCCGTTGTTGAAGCTCCTGAATGAACAGGTACCAAAAGTACAGGGGACAAAAATCATTCTAACAGCCAGGAATGAAGCAGAAGGACTTGCTCTAAAGAGAAAATACGGAGTCATTATTGCAGAAATCTACCAGGGTTTCGGTTTTCCGCCATTGACGGTAGATACTGTCGTCAGTGAAGAAAGCACTTCTGATGAATATGAAAAGTTCATTAAGGCAAAGGAAAAAGAAGACCAGGAACGCGGATTGATGGCGATGATTGAAATGCAGAAGAAGGAAGCAGAAAAAGCTCAGGGTGATGGACCAGCTCAGGACGGGCCAGTAACCATCGGCTTGACAATCAAAGATGATGCTGATTTCCGCAAGCTTGAGGACATCGTTGATGAAGAGCGCCGTGTAGCCGTCGAGGGTTATGTTTTCTTTGCCGAGACAAAAGAGCTTCGCAGCGGCAGGACGCTTCTGACTTTCAAGATTACCGATTACACCAGCTCCATCATGGTAAAAATGTTTTCTCGTGATAAGGAAGATGCAGCTATTTACCAGCGCATATCAAAGGGGATGTGGCTAAAGGTAAGAGGAAGCATCCAGAACGATACTTTTGTTCGCGATCTTGTCATGATTGGAAATGACGTGAATGAAATCAAACCTAAAGGAAGAATCGATTCTGCGCCAGAAGGCGAAAAAAGAGTCGAGCTTCACCTCCACAGTCCAATGAGCCAGATGGATGCAGTGACTCCTGTAAGCGCACTGGTCGCCCAGGCATCAAAGTGGGGACACAAGGCCGTGGCGATCACAGACCATGCAGTCGTCCAGTCTTACCCGGAGGCATATGGAGCCGGGAAGAAAAATGATATCAAAATCCTCTATGGTGTAGAAATCAATCTCGTGGATGATGGGGTGCCGATTGCCTATAATGACGCTCATCGAGTGCTGGCTGACGATACGTATGTCGTTTTTGACGTCGAAACAACTGGTCTGTCAGCTGTATATGATACGATCATTGAACTTGCGGCTGTCAAAATCCGCGGCGGTGAAATCATCGACCGGTTCGAATCGTTCGCAAATCCACACCATAGGCTGTCCGCCACAACGATCAATCTGACCGGCATCACAGATGATATGGTCCGGAATGCACCAGAGGTTAGTGAAGTCCTGAAAAGGTTCCATGAGTGGACAGCAGACAGTGTACTTGTTGCCCACAACGCATCTTTCGATATGGGCTTCCTGAATGTCGGCTATAAAAAGATTGGGATAGGAAAAGCTCCAAATCCGGTAATAGATACACTGGAATTGGGCCGCTTCCTGTATCCTGATATGAAGAACCACAGATTGAATACCCTTGCCAAAAAGTTCGATATTGAATTGACACAGCATCACCGTGCGATTTATGATGCTGAAGCGACTGGGTACCTTTTGTTGAAAATGCTGAAGGATGCCGCTGAAAAAGGACTGGAATACCATGACCAGCTTAATGACAATATGGGGCAGGGGAAAGCTTTCCAGAGAGCGCGTCCATACCACGCTACCTTGTTGGCTAAAAATGAAGTTGGTTTGAAAAACATCTTCAAGTTGGTTTCGATTTCTCATATTGATTACTTTTACAGAGTGCCAAGAATTCCGCGTTCTTTGCTGAATAAGCATCGCGAAGGGATCCTGATTGGTTCCGGATGCGACAAAGGGGAAGTTTTTGAAGGCATGATGCAAAAAGGACCGGAAGAAGTCGAAGAGGCAGCGCAGTTCTATGACTATCTTGAAGTCCATCCAAAAGCGGTTTATGCTCACTTGCTGGAGCTGGAATTAGTCAGGGATCAGAAAGCGCTTGAGGATATCATTAACAATATCGTCAAGCTTGGCGAGAAGCTGGACTTGCCGGTAGTGGCTACAGGAAATGTGCACTACTTGAATGAAAATGATAAGATATACCGCAAAATCCTGGTCAATTCCCAGGGTGGTGCCAATCCGCTGAACCGCCATGAGCTTCCTGACGTGCATTTCAGGACCACAAATGAAATGCTTGACGCCTTTAAGTTTCTGGGAGAGGAAAAAGCGAAAGAAGTTGTCGTTGAAAATTCGAATAAGATTGCGGACATGATCGATGTCATCAAACCAATCAAAGACGATCTTTACACGCCGAAAATTGAAGGCGCCGATGAAGAAATGCGCAGCATGAGCTATGGAATGGCCCGAAGCATCTATGGGGACGACCTTCCGGAAATCGTAGAGGCGCGCCTTGAAAAAGAACTGAAGAGTATCATAGATAATGGATTTGCTGTTATCTATCTGATTTCTCACAAACTAGTTAAAAAGTCACTGGATGACGGCTATCTTGTAGGTTCGCGTGGATCGGTCGGATCTTCCTTCGTTGCAACGATGACGGAAATCACCGAGGTCAATCCGCTTCCGCCGCACTATGTATGCCCTAAGTGCAAAAAATCAGAGTTCTTCAATGATGGGTCCGTCGGTTCAGGTTTTGACCTTCCCGACAAAGATTGTCCTGATTGCGGAATTAAATATAAAAAAGACGGTCATGACATTCCGTTTGAAACCTTCCTCGGATTTAAAGGAGACAAGGTTCCCGATATCGACTTGAACTTCTCAGGTGAGTACCAGCCGCGTGCCCATAACTATACCAAAGTCCTGTTCGGTGAAGATTATGTTTATCGTGCCGGGACAATCGGTACCGTTGCTGATAAAACGGCTTATGGTTATGTAAAAGGCTATCAGGGTGACAACAACCTTAATCTGAGGGGGGCGGAAATCGACCGCCTTGCATCTGGGTGTACGGGTGTCAAACGAACAACCGGACAGCACCCAGGCGGCATCATCGTTGTGCCTGATTACATGGATATTTTTGATTTTTCGCCAATCCAGTTCCCGGCAGACAGCAGCACTTCTGAATGGAAAACAACCCACTTTGATTTCCATTCAATTCACGATAACTTGTTAAAACTGGATATTCTCGGTCACGATGACCCGACGGTAATCAGGATGCTTCAGGATTTAAGCGGAATCGATCCTAAGACAATCCCGACTGATGATCCTGAAGTGATGAAGATTTTCAGCGGTACAGAATCATTGGGAGTGACAGAGGAACAAATCATGTCCAAGACTGGTTCCCTCGGGATACCGGAATTCGGTACGCGGTTTGTACGCCAGATGCTTGAAGATACGAAGCCAACGACATTCTCTGAGCTTGTCCAGATCTCCGGCCTTTCCCATGGAACGGACGTTTGGCTCGGCAATGCCCAGGAATTGATCCATAATAATATCTGTAATCTTAGTGAGGTAATCGGCTGCCGTGATGATATCATGGTATACCTGATCTATCAGGGCCTAGAGCCGGCATTCGCGTTTAAAATCATGGAATCCGTCCGTAAAGGTAAAGGCCTGACGGATGAAATGGAAGAGGAAATGCGGAAGAACAAGGTGCCTGAGTGGTATATTGATTCTTGTAAAAAAATCAAGTACATGTTCCCTAAAGCTCACGCAGCTGCCTACGTTTTGATGGCTGTCAGGATCGCGTATTTCAAAGTGCATCATCCGCTTATGTACTATGCAGCATACTTCACAGTCAGGGCCGATGATTTCGATGTAGACGCTATGGTCCGCGGTTCTGAAAGTATCCGTGCAGTCATCGAGGAAATCAACGCCAAGGGGCTTGATGCTTCCACAAAAGAGAAGAACTTGATGACCGTCATGGAACTGGCACTTGAAATGTGCGAACGAGGCTTTGGATTCGCGAAAGTAGACTTGTACAAATCTAGTGCGTCAGAATTCATCATTGAAGATGATAAATTGATTCCGCCATTCAATGCGATTCCAGGACTTGGTACAAACGCTGCGATCAATATTGTCAATGCGCGTGAACAGGGAGAGTTCCTGTCAAAAGAAGACCTCCAGCAGCGCGGGAAGATTTCAAAGACAATCTTGGAATATCTCGATAATCATGGCTGCCTGGAAGGAATGCCCGACCAGAACCAATTGTCATTATTCTAA
- the rimP gene encoding ribosome maturation factor RimP, which produces MSKVTETVEELVTPILNENNLELVDIEYVKEGKNWFLRVYIDKDNGIDIEECGIVSERLSEKLDAIDPIPHNYFLEVSSPGAERPLKKEKDYQKAIGKNVFIKTYEPIDGEKAFEGILTDYNGETVTVEMKIKTRKKTVQIPFDKIAGARLAVTFS; this is translated from the coding sequence ATGAGCAAGGTAACAGAAACAGTGGAAGAGCTAGTAACTCCCATCTTAAATGAAAATAACTTGGAATTAGTAGACATTGAATACGTCAAAGAGGGAAAGAACTGGTTCCTGCGCGTATACATTGATAAGGACAACGGAATTGATATCGAGGAATGCGGCATCGTCAGTGAGCGCCTTAGCGAGAAGCTTGATGCCATTGATCCAATCCCGCATAACTACTTTTTGGAAGTATCCTCACCAGGTGCAGAACGCCCTTTGAAAAAGGAAAAGGATTATCAAAAAGCAATCGGCAAGAATGTCTTTATAAAGACGTATGAACCAATTGATGGGGAAAAGGCGTTTGAGGGGATCTTGACCGATTATAATGGTGAAACCGTAACTGTGGAAATGAAGATTAAAACCCGAAAGAAAACAGTTCAAATACCTTTTGATAAGATTGCCGGCGCAAGGCTAGCAGTCACTTTTTCATAA
- the nusA gene encoding transcription termination factor NusA → MSSELLDALTILEKEKGISRDVLIDAIEAALISAYRRNFNQAQNVRIDLNLGNGSMRVFARKEVVDEVFDPRLEISLEEAQKINPNYVVEDVVELEVTPKDFGRIAAQTAKQVVTQRVREAERGIIYSEFIDREEDIMTGIVQRQDPKFIYVSLGKIEAILPANEQMPNEHYKPHDRIKVFITKVEKTTKGPQIFVSRTHPGLLKRLFEIEVPEIYDGTVEIKSVAREAGDRSKISVHSDNAEVDPVGSCVGPRGNRVQAVVNELKGEKIDIVKWSEDPVVFVANALSPSKVLDVIVNEEEKATTVIVPDYQLSLAIGKRGQNARLAAKLTGWKIDIKAETEARESGIYPRDNEPLLSADDDYENEDID, encoded by the coding sequence ATGAGCAGCGAATTGTTGGATGCTCTTACAATTCTTGAAAAAGAAAAAGGGATTTCCAGGGACGTTTTAATTGACGCAATTGAGGCAGCACTTATTTCTGCGTACCGACGCAACTTTAATCAAGCCCAAAACGTCCGGATCGACTTGAATTTGGGAAATGGTTCAATGCGTGTTTTTGCCAGAAAGGAAGTCGTTGATGAAGTCTTCGATCCTCGCCTGGAGATTTCACTGGAAGAGGCACAAAAAATCAATCCTAACTATGTAGTAGAAGATGTAGTTGAACTCGAAGTCACACCGAAGGACTTCGGCAGGATTGCCGCACAGACTGCCAAACAAGTTGTCACCCAGCGTGTCCGTGAAGCTGAAAGAGGTATCATCTATTCAGAATTCATCGATCGTGAAGAGGATATCATGACAGGCATCGTCCAGCGTCAGGATCCAAAGTTCATCTATGTGAGCCTGGGTAAGATCGAGGCGATTCTGCCAGCGAATGAACAGATGCCAAACGAACATTACAAGCCTCATGACCGCATCAAAGTTTTTATCACCAAGGTTGAAAAAACCACTAAAGGTCCACAAATTTTCGTTTCCAGAACCCATCCGGGACTGTTAAAGAGACTTTTCGAAATTGAAGTACCTGAAATCTATGACGGCACTGTTGAAATTAAGTCAGTCGCACGTGAAGCAGGTGATCGTTCAAAGATCTCTGTCCATTCTGATAACGCAGAAGTTGACCCAGTAGGATCATGTGTCGGTCCTCGCGGTAATCGGGTCCAGGCTGTCGTTAATGAGCTTAAGGGCGAAAAAATCGACATCGTCAAATGGTCTGAGGATCCAGTAGTATTTGTTGCAAATGCATTGAGCCCTTCTAAAGTACTTGATGTCATTGTCAATGAAGAGGAAAAAGCAACAACGGTAATCGTTCCTGATTATCAGCTATCGCTGGCGATTGGAAAACGCGGACAAAACGCGCGACTTGCCGCTAAGCTGACTGGATGGAAAATTGACATCAAGGCGGAAACTGAGGCTAGGGAGTCCGGGATCTATCCACGCGACAATGAGCCGCTATTATCTGCTGATGATGATTATGAAAATGAAGACATCGATTAA
- a CDS encoding YlxR family protein: MNSRKKVPMRKCVATGEMRPKKELVRIVRSKEGEVSVDLTGKKSGRGAYLSKEKEAVELARKRNILSKQLETQVDDAIYDELNDLIEKESRRS; encoded by the coding sequence GTGAACAGCCGTAAAAAGGTTCCTATGCGAAAATGTGTCGCAACCGGTGAAATGAGACCGAAAAAAGAACTAGTTCGCATCGTTCGCTCCAAAGAAGGAGAAGTGTCCGTTGACCTGACAGGGAAGAAATCAGGCCGTGGTGCATATCTTTCAAAAGAAAAAGAAGCAGTGGAATTAGCAAGAAAACGAAATATATTGTCCAAGCAGCTTGAAACACAAGTGGACGATGCAATATATGATGAGCTGAATGACCTCATCGAAAAGGAGAGCAGACGATCCTGA
- a CDS encoding YlxQ family RNA-binding protein yields the protein MNSNQWMSLLGLANRARKIISGEELSVKEIRSGKAKLILLSADASANTTKKITDKCNSYNVPCKVVPDRFQLGQAIGKDARVVVALLDEGFAKKLLTLLD from the coding sequence ATGAACTCTAATCAATGGATGTCACTGCTTGGTTTAGCCAATCGAGCGCGGAAAATTATTTCAGGGGAAGAGCTTTCCGTCAAAGAAATCAGAAGCGGAAAAGCGAAACTCATTTTGCTTTCAGCGGATGCATCCGCAAATACTACAAAAAAGATTACCGACAAGTGCAATTCCTATAACGTTCCCTGCAAGGTGGTTCCGGACAGGTTCCAGCTTGGCCAGGCAATTGGAAAGGATGCACGTGTTGTAGTAGCCCTGTTGGACGAGGGTTTTGCAAAAAAACTGTTGACGTTGCTCGATTAA